CGAACTTTCAATCCATCCATTACATTCCTCATGTCATCCATTACATTCTTTGTGCCAAGGCCGGTCGGTCAAGCAAGCGCTTCTGGCACGGTTGCAGCGCTCGTCCCCTTGACGATCTGCTCATCCAACCACCCTCCCGATCAATTCCCGATTGATTGACACCAACTGCCAGCGAATTTCGCATCGCCGAATGTCCGTTGATAACGATCGTCCCAGTGTTAATGGCTCGCGCAACGCCAAATTAACAGCTCACATCGGTCGTATGAATTCCACTTGACAAGCCCTACACCCTGTCGTTAGCGATGACAATGACTTCGTTTTCCGCATCGAACGGACTGACGCATAACACGGGGTCAAATACATGCGTTCGCTGGACAAAGCGCCCACCGCGGACTTGGCCAGACGTTCGTCTTCCCTAGTCCCGCGTTTCTCGATGTTTTTCTGCTCATGAGAACATGACCTTGAAAGGCACGGAATTTCGGCATTATCGATATCGCGATATCGGTAGAGAACCGGATGATGAGAGAAGGAGCTGGAACGCTCCTGGCGCGAACGCGTCGCAGTGTCTCCATGTTGGATTTCGCTCTGAGGGCATCCGTAGCGCTTATGTTTGTGCCCTTTCCACTCTTTTAAGCGAGCGCTATTTCGACGGTCAATGCAGTGCGACGAAATGTTCCGTACTTCGGGCCGACGCTTGGGGTTCCACGTCGCCGGCTCGGAGTTTGTTGGTCGAGCGAGCTCGGGCTACAGCTCGCAGTACGGAACACTTGAATATACGTCCTTGACGAAACAATCCTTCGCGACGAACCTAGCGAGGCAGATGCAGAATGGCCAAGCAATTTTCAACGAGGCACTGATGAAAGCAGGCAGACGTCTTCCTGGCAGCCCCGATCCCATGCACACATGGACAGGCGCAGACGGTATCCGGCTAGCGGGCGATTCGTGGGGCTCTCCCCAAGGCCCTCTCGTCATTTTGCTGCACGGCGGCGGTCAGACTCGCCACGCATGGGGGGTACCGGGGAACGACTAGGCGCCGCCGGATATTTCGCTGTGGCCTTTGATGCACGCGGTCACGGCGATTCCGATTGGTCCGCAGAGGGCAATTACAGCCAGGACACGATGGTGCGCGATCTTGGGCACGTCCTGCTCGCACTAGGCGGACGTCGACCGGTGTTGGTGGGTGCTTCGATGGGTGGTGGCACCAGTCTTGTCGCGGTCGGGGAGGATCGCGTGGATGCCACCGCACTTGTCCTGGTGGATATCGTCCCCTACACCGAGCCCGCCGGCGTCGCCCGGATTCAGGCGTTCATGTCGCAAAAGCCGGACGGTTTCGATTCGCTCGAAGAGGTCGCGGAAGCCATCAGTCAGTATCGTCCCCAACGCCCTCGCCCGCGGAATCTCGATGGCCTCGCCAAAAATGTGCGGCTCGGCGACGATGGGCGATACCGATGGCATTGGGATCCCCGTTATCTGGCTAGCCCGCGCGACCTTCAACGACGTCACGAGCGGCTCTCGGCCTGCGCACGCCGTTTGACGCTGCCCACCTTGCTCGTTCGTGGAGGCAGCTCCGACGTCGTCAGTGAAGCGGGTGCTCAAGCGTTCCTCGAGCTTTGTCCGCATGCCGAATACGTCAACGTTGTTGAGGCCGGGCATATGGTGGCAGGCGACAGAAACGACGTCTTCGGACAAGCGACCCTGGATTTTCTCAGGCGCAGCGTCCCTGTGGGAACGGCACCCGTCCATCCGCCGCATACTTCCAAGTCGTCGGGCATGTCCTCGGGTGAGGACATCGCGGACATACCCTGAGCCGCCGAGGTCGTGAGGAATGTCCGATATGCCGCCCTCAGCATGCTGGGGGATTACACCAAGATTTCGCGCGGCTCGTCCGTACTTTCGGCCCCGTACGCAGCATTAAATGCAAGCGTAACGATCCGCTCGCTGGCCAGACTGGAGCAGCTTCGCGCGGCGCCGTCGAGCGGCCCTGAAACCGCACCGCGCACTCGTGCTCGCATTGTCGAACACGCGTCGGATCCTGGGCCACCAGCGCCGTCTCGTGGACCTTGTACTCGAGATGATGCTCACATTCGAGCGCGGCAACTGACCGAGCACACGCGGGACTGTCGACCGGTCCGCCACGCGGTGCGCGTCACGATGGCGACGCTTCGGACGTCCGCAATGTAATTCCGGCCCATGCACCGCTCGCGGAGAGTTCACCAATTAGCTCGACAATCGTGCGCCGAACGGCCAGCGCCGCCGAATTTACGGGCAACGTATTCGACCAGCACAGGCTCGCCGGACGCCAGAGTTCTGGATCAACAATACGGCGCATCTTAGGGCGGTTCGATAACTCGCGCAGTGCCACCGACGACGCAGGCAGGATCGTGCATGCCGCACCCGACTGCGCGAGCGAAAGCAAGGTCGGCAACGAATCGATATCCGCGATGATGTTAAGCGGTACCTGCTCTCGCGCGAATGCGCGCTCGAGCAGTAAGCGCAGCCCGTTTGACGCACTTGGCGCCACCAGCGGTACACCGGCGAGTGCTGCGAGGCTGCATGTGCGTGCGCGCAACGATACTGCGCCTCCCGGCTCGCCGAGCAGATGCAGCCCTTCGTCGAAAAGGGGCCATGCCGTTATTCCAGTCGTGTTCGACTCCCGAAAAAGGATAGCTAGATCGAGACGTCCGTTCGCGAGCAACTCGTTGATAAAGCCACTCATGCTCTCGAAGTATTGCAGCCGGATGCCAGGATAGCTCGCGCGCACCCGTTCGAACACGGGAACGGCGAGAATCGAGGTCATCGTCGTCGGAAATCCGATAGCTACGGTCCCGGACTCGACTCCGGCGCCCTCACGCACGTCCTGCCGCAGTTGCTCCATTTGTCGAAGCACGAGCCTCGCATGACGGTAGAGCGCCTGACCAGCAGCAGTCGGTTTCACCCCTTGCGGGCTACGGAGCAGAAGCGACACGCCGAGGTCCCCTTCAAGCTTCGCGATCTGCTGACTCAACGATGGCTGTGCAACATAGAGTTTTTCCGCTGCCTTACCCAGGCTCCCGTATTCGACGATGCTGACGAAGTAGCGAAGCTGGCGAACGTCCATGGCAATTTGAATGGGTGTGGAAGCCATAAGATACCCCTATGGCGGGCACATTCAAACAGTATTTCCGCTGCGCGGCCGTTTCACATAAAGTCGCCTCATTCTTGGTCCAAACAGCTAACTCGCCGGCTCTGCCATGGAAACGACAATGAACCATCCGCAGCCCAGCGACGGACACCGCACAGAGCAGGTGGCCACCGACGTGATCTCGGTCGACCGAGCCGCTGCATTCGCCGCCACGATCGATCACGGCGATACTCCCACAGTCGGCGATGCGCTGTCTCCGCTCTGGCACTGGTTGTACTTCTGGTCGGTCAGTCGGCAATCGGCACTCGGGAACGACGGTCACCCCCGCACAGGTGGCTTTCTTCCGGATCTCGGCCTGCCGCGCAGAATGTGGGCCGGCGGCCGCCTCTTCTTCAATGCCCCCCTGACGATCGGCGAAATCGCCACACGCAGTTCCCGGGTGCTGTCGGCCAAACACAAAGAAGGACGAAGCGGCCAACTCGGATTCGTCACGCTCGAGCACGTGGTCGAATCTAATGGGGTCCGGGCGATCCGCGAGGAACAAGACATCGTCTATCGCGGCCTTGCGGAGCCCGGCGTGGCCGCCCCCGCTCCGAATGCGGCGCCCGGCGACGCCAGATGGCAGCGCGAAATCACGCCAAGCGAAGTGCTGCTGTTCCGGTACTCTGCGCTGACGTTCAACGGTCACCGGATTCACTACGACCGGGCCTACGCGCAGCAGGCAGAAGGCTATCCGGATCTGGTCGTCCACGGTCCGCTGATCGCTACTCTGCTGCTCGACCTCGTGACGCATGCACTGCCCGGCGCGTCCGTCCGCGAATACACGTATAAGGCCATACGGCCAACCTTTCTTGGCAACGCGTTCTTCGTATGCGGCCGCCTCGCCAACGACGGCCGTTCAATCGATCTCTGGGCAAAAGACCACGAAGGCTGGCTGACGATGTCCGGCTGTGCGACCCTCGCCTGATTAACTAAATCCGCCACGATCCAAGGGACATATTCCATGAACCACGCATCCGACCAGTACCGGGATATTCGCGAAGCCGTCCGCGACCTCTGCAACGAGTTTCCTGCGGAATATTTCCGTAAGGTCGACGAGGAACGCGGCTATCCCGAGACCTTTGTCGATGCGCTGACGAAGGCCGGCTGGCTGGCTGCACTTATTCCGCAGGAATACGGCGGCTCGGGACTCGGCTTGACGGAAGCGTCAGTGGTCATGGAGGAAATCAATCGGGCCGGCGGCAACTCGGGGGCGTGTCACGGCCAGATGTACAACATGGGCACGCTGTTGCGTCACGGCTCGGCCGAGCAAAAGCAGACGTACCTGCCGAAAATCGCGAGCGGTGATCTG
The DNA window shown above is from Paraburkholderia sp. BL10I2N1 and carries:
- a CDS encoding MaoC family dehydratase N-terminal domain-containing protein, with protein sequence MNHPQPSDGHRTEQVATDVISVDRAAAFAATIDHGDTPTVGDALSPLWHWLYFWSVSRQSALGNDGHPRTGGFLPDLGLPRRMWAGGRLFFNAPLTIGEIATRSSRVLSAKHKEGRSGQLGFVTLEHVVESNGVRAIREEQDIVYRGLAEPGVAAPAPNAAPGDARWQREITPSEVLLFRYSALTFNGHRIHYDRAYAQQAEGYPDLVVHGPLIATLLLDLVTHALPGASVREYTYKAIRPTFLGNAFFVCGRLANDGRSIDLWAKDHEGWLTMSGCATLA
- a CDS encoding alpha/beta hydrolase, translating into MAFDARGHGDSDWSAEGNYSQDTMVRDLGHVLLALGGRRPVLVGASMGGGTSLVAVGEDRVDATALVLVDIVPYTEPAGVARIQAFMSQKPDGFDSLEEVAEAISQYRPQRPRPRNLDGLAKNVRLGDDGRYRWHWDPRYLASPRDLQRRHERLSACARRLTLPTLLVRGGSSDVVSEAGAQAFLELCPHAEYVNVVEAGHMVAGDRNDVFGQATLDFLRRSVPVGTAPVHPPHTSKSSGMSSGEDIADIP
- a CDS encoding LysR substrate-binding domain-containing protein gives rise to the protein MDVRQLRYFVSIVEYGSLGKAAEKLYVAQPSLSQQIAKLEGDLGVSLLLRSPQGVKPTAAGQALYRHARLVLRQMEQLRQDVREGAGVESGTVAIGFPTTMTSILAVPVFERVRASYPGIRLQYFESMSGFINELLANGRLDLAILFRESNTTGITAWPLFDEGLHLLGEPGGAVSLRARTCSLAALAGVPLVAPSASNGLRLLLERAFAREQVPLNIIADIDSLPTLLSLAQSGAACTILPASSVALRELSNRPKMRRIVDPELWRPASLCWSNTLPVNSAALAVRRTIVELIGELSASGAWAGITLRTSEASPS